A region of Halosolutus amylolyticus DNA encodes the following proteins:
- a CDS encoding DUF7556 family protein — protein MKPDLESFGEEDDPDVVAAIDEIDGRQHLVIADITRDDVWMTVPEAEALSADEWR, from the coding sequence ATGAAGCCCGACCTGGAGTCGTTCGGGGAGGAGGACGATCCGGACGTCGTCGCGGCGATCGACGAGATCGACGGTCGCCAGCACCTCGTCATCGCAGACATCACGCGAGACGACGTCTGGATGACGGTACCGGAAGCCGAGGCGCTCTCGGCCGACGAGTGGCGATAA
- a CDS encoding FAD-dependent oxidoreductase, which translates to MHEEFSRRDDLPGEPISVWLATTRDDDPPAEPLADDRTVDVCVIGAGIAGLSTAIELRDRGQSVAVVERDRVATGVTGKSTAKLTSQHGLIYDHLRREFGRRQTSRYATAQEESIDAVERRIDDLGIDCGFERQPSYLYSNSPDEIEREADAARGAGIDASYVTSVPPFERAAAAVRFDDQAWFDPRSYLLAIADDLRSDDDADVFEETEVTDVEPGTPCRVRTAGGTVTARRVVVATGFPILDRAGYFARMYPKRSYVLGVRLDGEPPEGMYYRPGDPYRSVRTHRGDETLLLVGGENHKTGQGGSTADRYRRLARWARDRFPVDEIAYRWSTQDYRPADKVPFVGRAGAGTENVFVATGFRGWGMTNGVTAGRLLAAEIAGESPPALDLFDPLRFTPKPSFGETVTENADAASEFLTDWAQALLTPDRSTLDPGEGRVFRESGTPIACARDDDGDLHAVSAVCPHLYCLVEWNDGECSWDCPCHGSRFAPDGEVLEGPANEDLARKPSRADLPPHHGRED; encoded by the coding sequence ATGCACGAGGAGTTCTCCCGCCGCGACGACCTGCCAGGCGAACCGATCTCGGTCTGGCTCGCGACCACGCGCGACGACGACCCACCGGCCGAACCGCTCGCGGACGATCGGACCGTCGACGTCTGCGTGATCGGGGCCGGGATCGCCGGCCTCTCGACAGCGATCGAACTGCGCGATCGCGGCCAGTCGGTCGCCGTCGTCGAGCGCGATCGGGTCGCGACGGGCGTGACGGGCAAGTCGACGGCGAAACTGACGAGCCAGCACGGGCTGATCTACGACCACCTGCGCCGGGAGTTCGGCCGCCGGCAGACCAGCCGGTACGCGACCGCCCAGGAGGAGTCGATCGACGCGGTCGAGCGCCGGATCGACGACCTCGGGATCGACTGCGGGTTCGAGCGTCAGCCATCGTATCTCTACAGCAACAGTCCCGACGAGATCGAACGCGAGGCCGACGCCGCCCGCGGTGCGGGGATCGACGCCAGTTACGTCACCTCGGTGCCGCCGTTCGAGCGCGCGGCCGCGGCCGTCAGGTTCGACGACCAGGCGTGGTTCGACCCCCGGAGCTACCTGCTCGCGATCGCGGACGACCTCCGATCGGACGACGACGCGGACGTGTTTGAGGAGACCGAGGTCACGGACGTCGAGCCAGGCACCCCCTGTCGCGTCCGGACGGCGGGCGGGACGGTGACGGCGCGGCGGGTCGTCGTCGCGACCGGGTTCCCGATCCTCGATCGGGCGGGCTACTTCGCGCGGATGTACCCGAAGCGCTCCTACGTGCTCGGCGTCCGCCTCGACGGGGAGCCACCAGAGGGGATGTACTACCGGCCCGGCGACCCCTACCGGTCGGTCCGGACCCACCGGGGCGACGAGACACTCCTGCTCGTCGGCGGCGAGAACCACAAGACCGGACAGGGCGGGTCGACCGCCGATCGGTACCGCAGACTCGCCCGCTGGGCACGCGACCGGTTCCCGGTCGACGAGATCGCCTACCGGTGGTCGACCCAGGACTACCGGCCGGCGGACAAGGTGCCATTCGTCGGTCGCGCCGGCGCGGGCACCGAGAACGTCTTCGTCGCGACCGGCTTTCGCGGCTGGGGGATGACCAACGGCGTCACCGCCGGTCGACTGCTCGCCGCCGAAATCGCGGGGGAGAGCCCGCCGGCGCTGGACCTGTTCGATCCGCTCCGGTTCACGCCGAAGCCCTCGTTCGGCGAGACCGTCACCGAGAACGCCGACGCCGCGAGCGAGTTCCTCACCGACTGGGCGCAGGCGCTACTGACCCCCGATCGATCGACGCTCGACCCCGGCGAGGGCCGCGTGTTTCGCGAGAGCGGGACGCCGATCGCCTGTGCACGCGACGACGACGGCGACCTGCACGCCGTCTCGGCCGTCTGTCCCCACCTGTACTGTCTGGTCGAGTGGAACGACGGCGAGTGTAGCTGGGACTGTCCCTGCCACGGCTCCCGGTTCGCGCCCGACGGCGAGGTGCTGGAGGGGCCGGCGAACGAAGATCTGGCCCGGAAGCCATCGCGAGCGGACCTGCCGCCCCATCACGGGCGAGAGGACTGA
- a CDS encoding glycoside hydrolase family 15 protein, with amino-acid sequence MDYTRLEEYGAIGDGNTVALVSRDGSIDWCPLPHVESPSVFASVLDADRGGRFAVRPTQSFEGVQRYRDRTNVLETTFQTASGSATLTDFVPVAEAIGADDPPAIYRKVDCRAGPIDLDVQFEPRFDYARDVPTVEPAGDDIVAIGDDDRVVLSSDIPIEPSADGTGASATVTLEADETRWLVLGYDEAIPLEPSRHRETLRDTVDYWREWTHDCDGEHCPVGGPWHDLATRSSLVLKLLIHRETGAVCAAPTTSLPEDLGGVRNWDYRFNWIRDAAFTVRALAELGHLEEARSYFELCLDHCRSHEPEAVPPVYGLHSEEVPDERVLDHLSGYGGSAPVRVGNAAKNQHQLDVYGELILAIYESIRYGEPVTVDDWAVMRDLIDYVCEGWDEPDAGIWEVRSDYEQFVYSKVLCWTALDRGIEIAEAAGDDASAPLDRWRTCRREVRDAILGRGYSERADSFVRAFGDEETLDAANLLVPVVGFLPPEDDRVQGTIDATIDRLEADDGLVRRYEGDDGLPGEASPFVVCSFWLVSALALSGRTAEATERFERLLEETSSLGLLAEAIDPESGDQRGNFPQAYSHIGLLNSALYLGHADGSSAVSPAPLGRDESLEEAISSGTIVRQSNDSDTDGETPRQ; translated from the coding sequence ATGGACTACACCAGACTCGAGGAGTACGGCGCAATCGGCGACGGAAACACGGTCGCGCTCGTCAGCCGGGACGGGTCGATCGACTGGTGTCCGCTCCCGCACGTCGAATCGCCGAGCGTCTTCGCCTCCGTGCTGGACGCCGATCGCGGCGGCCGGTTCGCCGTTCGGCCGACTCAGTCGTTCGAGGGCGTCCAGCGGTACCGCGACCGCACCAACGTCCTCGAGACGACATTCCAGACCGCGAGCGGCAGTGCGACGCTGACCGACTTCGTGCCCGTCGCCGAGGCAATCGGGGCGGACGATCCGCCCGCAATTTACCGGAAAGTGGACTGCAGGGCGGGGCCGATCGATCTCGACGTCCAGTTCGAGCCGCGATTCGACTATGCGCGGGACGTCCCCACCGTCGAACCGGCGGGCGACGACATCGTCGCGATCGGCGACGACGATCGGGTCGTCCTCTCGAGCGACATTCCGATCGAGCCCTCGGCCGACGGGACCGGGGCGAGCGCGACGGTGACGCTCGAAGCCGACGAAACGCGATGGCTCGTGCTGGGATACGACGAGGCGATTCCCCTCGAACCGTCGCGCCACCGGGAGACGCTCCGGGACACCGTCGACTACTGGCGCGAGTGGACCCACGACTGCGACGGAGAGCACTGCCCCGTCGGCGGTCCCTGGCACGACCTCGCGACGCGCTCGTCGCTCGTGCTCAAACTCCTCATCCACCGCGAGACCGGCGCGGTGTGTGCGGCCCCGACGACCTCGCTACCCGAAGACCTCGGCGGCGTCCGCAACTGGGACTACCGGTTCAACTGGATCCGCGACGCGGCCTTCACCGTTCGAGCGCTGGCCGAACTGGGCCACCTCGAAGAGGCCCGATCGTACTTCGAACTCTGCCTCGATCACTGTCGCAGCCACGAACCCGAGGCGGTGCCACCGGTCTACGGCCTCCACAGCGAGGAAGTCCCCGACGAACGGGTCCTCGATCATCTCAGCGGGTACGGCGGGTCTGCGCCCGTTCGGGTCGGGAACGCGGCGAAGAACCAGCACCAGCTCGACGTCTACGGCGAATTGATCCTCGCGATCTACGAGAGCATCCGCTACGGCGAACCGGTGACGGTCGACGACTGGGCGGTGATGCGGGATCTCATCGACTACGTCTGCGAGGGGTGGGACGAGCCCGACGCCGGCATCTGGGAGGTCCGCTCCGACTACGAGCAGTTCGTCTACTCGAAGGTACTGTGCTGGACGGCGCTGGATCGGGGAATCGAGATCGCCGAGGCCGCCGGCGACGACGCGTCGGCACCGCTCGATCGCTGGCGGACGTGCCGACGCGAGGTCCGGGACGCGATCCTCGGGCGGGGCTACAGCGAGCGCGCGGACAGCTTCGTGCGGGCGTTCGGCGACGAGGAGACGCTCGACGCGGCGAACCTGCTCGTTCCGGTCGTCGGCTTCCTTCCGCCCGAGGACGATCGCGTGCAGGGCACGATCGACGCGACGATCGATCGGCTGGAAGCCGACGACGGCCTCGTCCGACGGTACGAGGGCGACGACGGGCTCCCCGGCGAGGCGAGCCCGTTCGTCGTCTGCTCGTTCTGGCTCGTCTCCGCGCTCGCGCTCTCGGGGCGGACCGCCGAAGCGACCGAGCGGTTCGAACGCCTCCTCGAGGAGACCAGTTCGCTCGGACTGCTGGCCGAAGCGATCGATCCCGAGAGCGGCGACCAGCGGGGCAATTTCCCCCAGGCGTACAGTCACATCGGGCTCCTCAACAGCGCGCTCTACCTCGGCCACGCGGACGGCTCGAGCGCAGTATCGCCGGCCCCGCTCGGCCGCGACGAGTCGCTCGAAGAAGCGATCTCGAGCGGGACGATCGTCCGCCAGTCGAACGACAGCGACACTGACGGAGAGACACCGAGACAATGA
- the npdG gene encoding NADPH-dependent F420 reductase, which yields MRIALLGGTGDIGEGLALRFARDTDHEILIGSRDPEKARDAVASYEDELAERGADASVKGFANEMAADRADVVVLSVPPYYAGDTVEAVADSLDEDTILVTPAVGMQGDEDGLHYHPPGAGSVTELVAQRAPDAVPVVGAFHNLAADALSDLDNDLDLDTLVVADDGDAKKRVLDLANEIEGLRALDVGPLANAAEVESVTPLVINIAKYNEDMHDVGVKWV from the coding sequence ATGCGAATCGCACTACTCGGCGGAACCGGCGACATCGGCGAAGGACTCGCGCTACGCTTTGCGCGCGATACGGACCACGAGATCCTCATCGGGTCGCGCGATCCCGAGAAGGCTCGCGACGCGGTCGCGTCCTACGAGGACGAACTCGCGGAGCGGGGTGCCGACGCGTCCGTCAAGGGCTTTGCGAACGAGATGGCCGCGGATCGAGCAGACGTCGTCGTCCTCTCGGTGCCGCCGTATTACGCCGGCGACACGGTCGAGGCGGTCGCGGATAGCCTCGACGAGGACACGATCCTCGTCACGCCCGCGGTCGGGATGCAGGGCGACGAGGACGGCCTCCACTACCACCCGCCCGGGGCCGGGAGCGTCACCGAACTCGTCGCCCAGCGCGCGCCCGACGCGGTGCCGGTCGTCGGAGCCTTCCACAACCTCGCGGCCGACGCGCTGTCGGATCTCGACAACGACCTCGACCTGGACACGCTCGTCGTCGCCGACGACGGCGACGCGAAAAAGCGCGTGCTCGACCTCGCGAACGAGATCGAGGGGCTGCGCGCCCTTGACGTCGGCCCGCTGGCCAACGCCGCCGAGGTCGAGAGCGTCACCCCGCTGGTCATCAACATCGCGAAGTACAACGAGGACATGCACGACGTCGGCGTGAAGTGGGTGTAG
- a CDS encoding ArsR family transcriptional regulator: MDGLTPFAGYNLAIGIVVALELLYFLSLEASTTAYRRFVLVTAAGLVLAVIGGPVAELVAPSLVHWVHGTAALLVVFGLYDPVANEVRTTEWDRALLTEPSSIRRPADWMTPMDDEILGAFYGTDLALTPSIVAFNTGFSRKEVNRRLIELETHDLLEKVERGKYRLTRRGERYLRGHLRAGPGTADASGVRG; the protein is encoded by the coding sequence GTGGACGGACTGACCCCCTTCGCCGGCTACAACCTGGCGATCGGGATCGTCGTCGCGCTCGAACTCCTGTACTTCCTCTCGCTGGAGGCGTCGACGACGGCGTATCGCCGGTTCGTGCTCGTCACCGCCGCTGGGCTGGTGCTGGCCGTGATCGGCGGGCCGGTCGCCGAACTGGTAGCGCCGTCGCTGGTCCACTGGGTCCACGGGACCGCCGCGTTGCTGGTCGTCTTCGGCCTCTACGATCCCGTCGCGAACGAGGTGCGGACGACGGAGTGGGACCGAGCGTTACTGACCGAACCGTCCAGTATCCGTCGGCCGGCCGACTGGATGACGCCGATGGACGACGAAATCCTCGGCGCGTTTTACGGCACCGATCTCGCACTGACGCCGTCGATCGTGGCCTTCAATACCGGATTCAGCCGAAAAGAGGTGAATCGCCGCCTGATCGAACTGGAGACGCACGACCTCCTCGAGAAAGTCGAGCGGGGGAAGTATCGGTTGACGAGGCGCGGCGAGCGGTACCTTCGCGGTCACCTCCGGGCCGGTCCGGGGACGGCGGACGCCTCTGGCGTTCGCGGGTAG
- a CDS encoding formyltransferase family protein: MRNTGPTRVGFLTDSHLYYWQARAVERLRRELDIDISIVVSDSCNTGPVNEFTNPTDLVGLDAVKKGYDTLSRESAWALVMAERTIAKMLGDERRLWRRVRVEDVDCFDDAEHVRCDPRTENGWTEFSDDIVTHVAKSCDVAVRFGFGLIRGSILTAPEYGVLSFHPSDIRTYRGMGPPPAFYDDQTTIGSTLQRLNETIDGGRIVAYDEVHIGDCYTLWDVFDRIVRLQIRLLTDGIETLRDSTKEPKTVPDEELGEYHPLSRRRDLDFSGKILLKNLSGRARRRFRR, from the coding sequence ATGCGGAATACCGGACCGACGAGAGTCGGATTTCTCACTGATTCTCACCTCTACTACTGGCAAGCGCGCGCTGTCGAGCGATTACGGCGCGAACTCGATATCGACATCTCGATCGTCGTGAGCGATTCCTGTAACACCGGTCCCGTCAACGAATTCACGAATCCGACGGACCTCGTCGGACTGGACGCGGTGAAAAAGGGGTACGACACCTTGAGCCGCGAGAGCGCGTGGGCGCTCGTTATGGCAGAGCGAACCATCGCCAAGATGCTCGGCGACGAACGGCGGCTCTGGCGTCGGGTCCGCGTCGAGGACGTAGACTGCTTCGACGACGCCGAGCACGTCCGCTGCGACCCGCGAACTGAGAACGGTTGGACTGAATTCTCCGACGACATCGTGACGCACGTCGCGAAGAGTTGCGACGTCGCCGTCCGCTTCGGCTTCGGCCTCATCCGAGGCAGTATCTTGACCGCACCGGAGTACGGCGTTCTGAGCTTCCACCCCAGCGACATCCGAACGTACCGCGGGATGGGTCCGCCGCCCGCGTTTTACGACGATCAAACCACGATCGGGTCGACGTTACAGCGGTTGAACGAGACGATCGACGGCGGACGGATCGTCGCGTACGACGAGGTGCATATCGGTGATTGTTACACGTTGTGGGACGTCTTCGATCGGATCGTGCGGCTCCAGATTCGCCTCTTGACCGACGGAATCGAAACGCTCCGCGATTCGACGAAGGAACCCAAAACCGTCCCCGACGAGGAGTTAGGCGAGTATCATCCGTTGAGTCGACGACGCGATCTGGATTTCTCGGGAAAAATTCTGCTGAAGAACCTCTCCGGCCGGGCTCGCCGCCGATTCAGAAGGTGA
- a CDS encoding CARDB domain-containing protein produces the protein MAAAQQNDRSDEYAVVQGDECIPIEPFGQGHQSAAELYDYRTPNTSPSAPTYSSYGTGDLQEDDTSILFLYEGRDGLSLVLVHDRLDGNTSGGSATMHVEGLPEDGEWVVEDDSYDGTEDTFDRRGSTSRLSWAWSEGRTDGAAFTGGLDDAFEIEIDPAFNDEAELQVYDGEITDWQVLSGPDHDSEATSLDLDRPITIHAGGCGSLTVMELDTSGTVSPGESTTIEATVTNEGVQETTSTVPVTVDGEPIDQIDVSLAPGESTTVETAVEFDETGTHTVGIADAETDVTVEGGEPAAGFGTVAVVVAGLLVAVIALSRR, from the coding sequence GTGGCCGCCGCCCAACAGAACGATCGGTCGGACGAGTACGCTGTCGTACAGGGGGACGAGTGCATTCCCATCGAACCATTCGGACAGGGCCACCAGTCGGCAGCAGAGTTGTACGACTACCGGACGCCGAACACGTCTCCGAGCGCACCCACGTACAGCTCCTACGGAACGGGGGACCTTCAGGAGGACGACACGAGTATCCTCTTCCTGTACGAGGGACGCGACGGGCTCAGCCTCGTACTAGTTCACGACCGGCTCGACGGAAACACGTCCGGCGGTTCGGCGACGATGCACGTCGAGGGCCTGCCGGAAGACGGCGAGTGGGTCGTCGAGGACGATAGCTACGACGGGACGGAGGATACGTTCGATCGTCGCGGATCGACGAGTCGCCTCTCCTGGGCCTGGTCCGAAGGCCGAACCGACGGTGCCGCTTTCACCGGCGGCCTCGACGACGCTTTCGAGATCGAAATCGATCCCGCCTTCAACGACGAGGCGGAGCTACAGGTCTACGACGGAGAGATCACCGACTGGCAGGTCCTCTCCGGCCCCGATCACGACAGCGAAGCGACGTCGCTGGATCTGGACCGACCGATCACGATCCACGCCGGCGGCTGTGGCTCGCTGACGGTGATGGAACTCGACACCTCCGGGACGGTGTCACCCGGCGAGTCGACGACTATCGAGGCGACGGTCACGAACGAGGGCGTCCAGGAAACGACGTCGACCGTGCCGGTGACTGTCGACGGTGAGCCGATCGACCAGATCGACGTGTCGCTGGCACCCGGCGAGTCCACCACCGTAGAGACGGCCGTCGAATTCGACGAGACGGGAACGCATACCGTCGGCATCGCCGACGCGGAGACCGACGTGACCGTCGAGGGCGGCGAACCGGCGGCCGGTTTCGGCACCGTCGCTGTAGTCGTGGCCGGCCTGCTCGTGGCTGTCATCGCGCTCAGCCGGCGCTGA
- a CDS encoding preprotein translocase subunit Sec61beta, translated as MDRGQNTGGLMSSAGLVRYFDSEDSNAIRIDPKTVIAFGVMLGVLIQLLTFVS; from the coding sequence ATGGACAGAGGACAGAACACCGGTGGGCTGATGTCCAGTGCCGGACTCGTCCGGTACTTCGACTCCGAGGACTCGAACGCCATCCGTATCGATCCGAAGACGGTCATCGCGTTCGGCGTGATGCTGGGCGTACTGATCCAGCTGTTGACTTTCGTCTCGTAA
- a CDS encoding glycerophosphodiester phosphodiesterase: MASPAVIAHRGYAGIAPENTIGAAVRAADRAETAMLEIDVQPAACDTPVVIHDERLEGTRDGRPLTDAAGRVWETDLETVRAARVLGTDETVPTLAALLEAVPETVGVNVELKNPGTADLRFADALAPDDRDDRRAVWAPFVDRVVEICDDFAGEILFSSFYEGAIAALREVGPDYAAAPLVWDDLEAGFEIADRYDCEAIHPPRNAIAGTGLTSTGYAGFDAGDRDIDVIERAHDEGRAVNVWTIETWTQFDQLARAGVDGIVVDYPGLGDRSTDRGR; encoded by the coding sequence ATGGCCAGTCCTGCCGTCATCGCCCACCGCGGCTACGCGGGTATTGCTCCGGAGAACACGATCGGGGCGGCCGTCCGCGCGGCCGATCGGGCCGAGACCGCCATGCTCGAGATCGACGTCCAGCCCGCGGCCTGCGACACCCCGGTCGTGATCCACGACGAGCGCCTCGAGGGGACTCGCGACGGCCGGCCGCTCACCGACGCCGCGGGACGCGTGTGGGAGACCGACCTCGAGACCGTCCGGGCGGCGCGGGTGCTCGGCACGGACGAGACGGTCCCGACGCTCGCGGCGCTTCTCGAGGCGGTTCCCGAGACCGTCGGGGTCAACGTCGAACTGAAGAATCCCGGCACGGCCGACCTCCGGTTCGCCGATGCGCTCGCTCCCGACGACCGCGACGATCGCCGCGCGGTCTGGGCGCCGTTCGTCGATCGAGTCGTCGAGATCTGCGACGACTTCGCCGGGGAGATCCTCTTCTCGTCGTTCTATGAGGGTGCGATCGCCGCCCTCCGCGAGGTCGGGCCCGACTACGCCGCCGCGCCGCTCGTCTGGGACGACCTCGAGGCCGGGTTCGAGATCGCCGACCGCTACGACTGCGAGGCGATCCACCCGCCGCGGAACGCGATCGCCGGAACGGGGCTCACGTCGACCGGGTACGCGGGGTTCGACGCTGGCGACCGCGATATCGATGTGATCGAGCGCGCCCACGACGAGGGTCGCGCCGTCAACGTCTGGACGATCGAGACCTGGACGCAGTTCGACCAGCTCGCGCGGGCCGGGGTCGACGGGATCGTCGTCGACTACCCGGGCCTGGGCGATCGATCGACCGATCGCGGCCGCTGA
- a CDS encoding four-helix bundle copper-binding protein, with protein MALTQIDHVSGDEEMQECIDSCFECVQACEWCADECADEGEEMAECLRLCRDVADLAEMHARFMARNSGYSSDLAGITADACEECADECEQHDHEHCQVCADVLRDCAATCRNMASA; from the coding sequence ATGGCACTGACCCAGATCGACCACGTCAGCGGAGACGAGGAGATGCAGGAGTGCATCGACAGCTGTTTCGAGTGTGTACAGGCCTGCGAGTGGTGTGCCGACGAGTGCGCCGACGAGGGCGAGGAGATGGCCGAGTGTCTGCGCCTCTGTCGCGACGTCGCCGACCTGGCCGAGATGCACGCGCGATTCATGGCCCGCAATTCCGGCTACAGTTCCGACCTGGCCGGGATCACCGCCGACGCCTGCGAGGAGTGCGCCGACGAGTGCGAGCAACACGATCACGAGCACTGTCAGGTCTGTGCGGACGTCCTCCGGGACTGTGCGGCGACCTGTCGCAACATGGCGTCGGCCTGA
- a CDS encoding universal stress protein encodes MYRNVLVPTDGSEPASRAVEQAIEIADQFDATLHVLFAVDVDEKTPWSLSDSQVSESMREHGRELTDAVAERAPDDLEVVTTIEEGDPRERILTYADVNAIDVVVMGTHGRKGIDRLLLGSVTEHVVRNAECSVLVTRAEEDEEPVGSADAAIDAARTALESDEGIDAAGLEIGDDPHEMGGYWIVHAETDDRAFNVHISRPTGRTRIADVTES; translated from the coding sequence ATGTATCGAAACGTACTGGTTCCTACCGACGGGAGCGAACCCGCATCGCGAGCGGTCGAACAGGCCATCGAGATCGCCGACCAGTTCGACGCGACGCTGCACGTCCTGTTCGCCGTCGACGTCGACGAGAAGACGCCGTGGAGCCTCTCGGACAGCCAGGTCTCCGAATCGATGCGCGAACACGGCCGCGAACTGACCGACGCCGTCGCCGAACGCGCCCCCGACGACCTCGAGGTCGTCACGACCATCGAGGAGGGCGATCCCCGCGAACGGATCCTCACGTACGCCGACGTCAACGCGATCGACGTCGTCGTGATGGGAACCCACGGCCGCAAGGGAATCGATCGGCTCCTGCTGGGGAGCGTCACCGAACACGTGGTGCGCAACGCGGAGTGTTCCGTCCTGGTCACGCGCGCCGAGGAGGACGAAGAACCCGTCGGGAGCGCCGACGCGGCGATCGACGCCGCCCGGACGGCACTCGAGTCGGACGAGGGAATCGACGCCGCCGGGCTCGAGATCGGCGACGACCCCCACGAGATGGGCGGCTACTGGATCGTCCACGCCGAAACCGACGACCGGGCGTTCAACGTCCACATCTCGCGACCGACCGGGCGGACGCGGATCGCCGACGTCACCGAGTCCTGA
- a CDS encoding SPW repeat domain-containing protein, whose protein sequence is MDAITRAAAAGNVAIGCWLVVAPIVVDAPAIGWWNDAVVGTVVVLAAGTNYARAVRRRPASAIGSGLAAILGLWLVVAPFALGIKGVALWNDVVAGTLVASFAGYNAYVATLAATDPALRTTAEERP, encoded by the coding sequence ATGGATGCGATCACGAGAGCGGCCGCCGCCGGCAACGTCGCGATCGGTTGCTGGCTGGTCGTCGCACCGATCGTCGTCGACGCACCGGCGATCGGCTGGTGGAACGACGCGGTCGTCGGTACTGTAGTCGTCCTCGCGGCCGGCACCAACTACGCCAGAGCGGTCAGGCGGCGGCCCGCAAGCGCGATCGGGTCGGGGCTCGCCGCGATCCTGGGGCTCTGGCTCGTCGTCGCACCGTTCGCGCTCGGCATCAAGGGGGTGGCGCTGTGGAACGACGTCGTCGCGGGGACCCTCGTCGCGAGCTTCGCCGGCTACAACGCTTACGTGGCGACGCTCGCCGCCACCGATCCAGCCCTTCGTACGACTGCCGAAGAGAGACCGTGA
- a CDS encoding thioredoxin family protein — translation MTVTLKDFYADWCGPCKTQDPILEELEDDWEGRFEVEKINVDEQQDVANEYQVRSLPTLIIENDDGIVERFVGVTQREDIEDALESAGA, via the coding sequence ATGACTGTCACACTCAAGGATTTCTACGCGGACTGGTGTGGCCCCTGCAAAACCCAGGATCCGATCCTCGAGGAACTCGAGGACGACTGGGAGGGGCGATTCGAGGTCGAGAAGATCAACGTCGACGAACAGCAGGACGTGGCCAACGAGTACCAGGTACGCTCGCTCCCGACGCTCATCATCGAGAACGACGACGGGATCGTCGAGCGCTTCGTCGGCGTCACCCAGCGCGAGGACATCGAGGACGCGCTCGAATCGGCCGGCGCGTAA